The following are from one region of the Gryllotalpicola protaetiae genome:
- a CDS encoding TrkH family potassium uptake protein — protein MSVTATSARSARRAPRRFRERFSDFAAASPSRFALIVFAALVLLWTGLLALPASSAAHTATDFADALFTAVSVVCVTGLSTVDMTTHWSAFGEVVIYVGVQIGGIGVLTLASTLGLIISRHLGLRARLIAAGDTNPLRSHKGPVAESQAVRLGEVGGLLLTIAISVVTIEAAAAVILFPLLLGHGFALGEAARDAVYYSAMAFTNTGFSPNNNGLFPFAHDYVFLTTIAVTVMLGAIGFPVIYALARVIRHPAQRRRIVSLHVKLTIVGYLVLFVIGGGLYWLLEHRNPETFGRLGAGDGVFQSFFLSAMARSGGFSTFDIAHLHNSSLLVTDMLMFIGGGSASTAGGIKVTTLMVLFLAAVAEAKGVESMEAFHRRIPGDVLRVAVSVVLWGATIVAVASVTVLAITRDSLDHVLFDVISAFATCGLSTGLTMGAPTPAVYVLAITMFLGRIGSITLAAALAQSQQRRLYAHPEERPIVG, from the coding sequence ATGTCGGTGACCGCGACCAGCGCACGAAGCGCACGACGTGCCCCGCGGCGCTTCCGCGAGCGCTTCTCGGACTTCGCCGCCGCGAGCCCCAGCCGCTTCGCGCTCATCGTCTTCGCCGCACTCGTGCTGCTCTGGACCGGCCTCCTCGCGCTTCCCGCCTCGAGCGCCGCGCACACGGCGACCGATTTCGCCGACGCCCTCTTCACGGCCGTCTCGGTCGTCTGCGTCACGGGCCTGTCGACGGTCGACATGACGACCCACTGGTCGGCGTTCGGCGAGGTCGTCATCTATGTCGGCGTGCAGATCGGCGGCATCGGCGTGCTGACGCTGGCCAGCACGCTCGGCCTCATCATCAGCCGCCACCTCGGCCTGCGCGCCCGGCTGATCGCCGCGGGCGACACCAACCCGCTGCGTTCGCACAAGGGCCCGGTCGCCGAGAGCCAGGCGGTGCGGCTCGGCGAGGTCGGCGGCCTGCTGCTCACCATCGCGATCAGCGTCGTCACGATCGAGGCGGCGGCCGCCGTCATCCTCTTCCCACTGCTGCTCGGCCACGGCTTCGCGCTCGGCGAGGCGGCGCGCGACGCCGTCTACTACTCGGCGATGGCCTTCACCAACACCGGATTCTCCCCCAACAACAACGGCCTGTTCCCGTTCGCGCACGACTACGTGTTCCTCACGACGATCGCGGTGACGGTCATGCTGGGGGCGATCGGATTCCCCGTCATCTACGCTCTCGCGCGCGTCATCCGACACCCGGCGCAGCGCCGCCGCATCGTCTCGCTGCACGTGAAGCTCACGATCGTCGGCTACCTCGTGCTGTTCGTCATCGGCGGCGGCCTGTACTGGCTGCTCGAGCATCGCAACCCCGAGACCTTCGGCCGGCTCGGCGCGGGCGACGGCGTCTTCCAGAGCTTCTTCCTGTCCGCCATGGCCCGCTCGGGCGGATTCTCGACCTTCGACATCGCCCACCTGCACAACTCGAGCCTGCTCGTCACCGACATGCTGATGTTCATCGGCGGCGGCTCGGCCTCGACCGCCGGCGGCATCAAGGTGACGACCCTGATGGTGCTGTTCCTCGCGGCCGTCGCCGAGGCGAAGGGCGTCGAGAGCATGGAGGCGTTCCACCGCCGCATCCCCGGGGACGTGCTGCGCGTCGCCGTCTCGGTCGTGCTGTGGGGCGCGACGATCGTGGCGGTGGCATCCGTCACCGTGCTCGCGATCACCCGCGACTCGCTCGACCACGTGCTCTTCGATGTGATCAGCGCCTTCGCGACCTGCGGGCTGTCGACCGGCCTCACCATGGGCGCGCCGACGCCCGCGGTCTACGTGCTCGCCATCACCATGTTCTTGGGGCGCATCGGCAGCATCACGCTCGCCGCCGCGCTCGCCCAGAGCCAGCAGCGCCGGCTCTACGCCCACCCGGAAGAGAGGCCCATCGTTGGCTAG
- a CDS encoding NAD(P)-dependent oxidoreductase → MTSIAIIGGTGYSGGNIAAEAVKRGISVTAVSRHAPDAQADGVSYVQGDIADRSFTDALAADHDVVVVAIHAVDGDNNPVLPQLVEGLAEGAIAGGARLAFVGGAGSTHEGVGGPRLFDKPEFVEAYKPEALAHAGVLDWLRSDATPNGLQWFYVSPAETYGGYNPGTAIGGYRTSADTVLRDAEGKSEISGADFALAFVDEIETPTHVNQRFVVGY, encoded by the coding sequence ATGACTTCTATTGCGATCATCGGTGGCACGGGGTACTCGGGCGGCAACATCGCCGCTGAGGCGGTCAAGCGCGGCATCAGCGTCACCGCCGTTTCACGACATGCGCCGGATGCCCAGGCCGACGGCGTCTCGTATGTCCAGGGCGACATCGCCGACCGCTCGTTCACCGACGCTCTGGCGGCGGACCACGACGTGGTCGTCGTGGCCATCCACGCCGTCGACGGCGACAACAACCCGGTCCTTCCGCAGCTCGTGGAAGGCCTCGCCGAGGGCGCGATCGCGGGCGGCGCTCGTCTCGCTTTCGTGGGCGGCGCGGGGTCGACGCACGAAGGCGTCGGCGGCCCGAGGCTGTTCGACAAGCCTGAGTTCGTCGAGGCCTACAAGCCCGAGGCGCTCGCGCACGCGGGCGTGCTCGACTGGCTGCGCAGTGACGCGACGCCTAACGGCCTGCAGTGGTTCTACGTCAGCCCCGCCGAGACGTACGGCGGCTACAACCCGGGCACGGCGATCGGCGGCTACCGCACGAGCGCCGACACCGTGCTGCGCGATGCAGAGGGCAAGTCGGAGATCTCGGGGGCGGACTTCGCCCTCGCTTTCGTCGATGAGATCGAGACCCCGACGCACGTGAACCAGCGCTTCGTGGTCGGTTACTAG
- a CDS encoding winged helix-turn-helix domain-containing protein — translation MTFTLPESSLTSATATAPAARIAPAGTARGFALYVGLDEAKAAAAGTDLGTIVAALKKVLAEVAPGAESFASVALAPEGAGGRDVDVVRLALRDPAAVAKQRPAGSRTDDNADKTGVTIDVTRRHLLLDGDRVSLTFKEFELLQYLVLREGRTIERTELIESLWSNATDEEIPNERTIDVHVRRLRAKLGRYEDIVRTVRGVGYRFDRHADVVIRQSHAPSPDRF, via the coding sequence ATGACTTTCACGCTTCCCGAGTCCTCTCTGACCTCCGCTACCGCCACGGCTCCCGCCGCGCGCATCGCCCCCGCGGGAACTGCCCGCGGCTTCGCCCTCTACGTCGGCCTCGACGAGGCCAAGGCCGCCGCCGCAGGCACCGATCTCGGCACCATCGTCGCCGCGCTCAAGAAGGTGCTCGCCGAGGTCGCCCCAGGCGCCGAGTCGTTCGCATCCGTGGCGCTCGCCCCCGAGGGTGCGGGTGGCCGCGATGTCGACGTCGTGCGCCTCGCGCTGCGCGACCCCGCGGCCGTCGCCAAGCAGCGCCCCGCCGGCTCGCGCACCGACGACAACGCGGACAAGACCGGCGTCACGATCGATGTGACCCGCCGCCACCTGCTGCTCGACGGCGACCGCGTCTCGCTCACCTTCAAGGAGTTCGAGCTGCTGCAGTACCTCGTTCTTCGCGAGGGCCGCACCATCGAGCGCACCGAGCTCATCGAGTCGCTGTGGTCGAACGCCACCGACGAGGAGATCCCGAACGAGCGCACCATCGACGTGCACGTGCGCCGACTGCGCGCGAAGCTCGGTCGCTACGAGGACATCGTGCGCACCGTGCGCGGCGTCGGCTACCGCTTCGACCGGCACGCCGACGTGGTCATCCGCCAGTCGCACGCACCCTCGCCTGATCGGTTCTGA
- the upp gene encoding uracil phosphoribosyltransferase: MRVHVADHPLITHKLTVLRDRETPSPQFRSLVAELITLLSYEATREVRVEPVTVQTPVAPYSGLALSKPVPLVVPILRAGLGMLDGMMAVLPNAEVGFLGMARNEETLEPTTYAERLPEDLSGRQCFVLDPMLATGGSLGAALEFLFQRGASDVTAICILGAPEGLARLEKETEGRDVRLVLGALDERLNEVGYIVPGLGDAGDRLYGLAQ; encoded by the coding sequence ATGCGAGTGCACGTTGCAGACCACCCGCTCATCACCCACAAGCTGACGGTGCTGCGCGATCGGGAGACCCCCAGCCCGCAGTTCCGCTCGCTCGTCGCCGAGCTGATCACCCTGCTGAGCTACGAGGCGACTCGCGAGGTGCGCGTCGAGCCGGTGACGGTGCAGACTCCCGTCGCGCCGTACAGCGGTCTTGCGCTCTCGAAGCCCGTTCCGCTCGTCGTGCCGATCCTGCGCGCGGGCCTCGGCATGCTCGACGGCATGATGGCCGTGCTCCCGAACGCCGAGGTGGGATTCCTCGGCATGGCGCGCAATGAAGAGACGCTCGAGCCGACCACCTATGCCGAGCGCCTGCCGGAAGACCTGTCCGGGCGGCAATGCTTCGTGCTCGACCCGATGCTCGCCACGGGCGGGTCTCTCGGGGCGGCGCTCGAGTTCCTCTTCCAGCGCGGCGCATCCGACGTCACGGCGATCTGCATCCTCGGGGCGCCGGAGGGTCTCGCCCGCCTCGAGAAGGAGACGGAGGGGCGCGACGTGCGCCTCGTGCTCGGCGCGCTCGACGAGCGCCTCAACGAAGTGGGCTACATCGTGCCGGGGCTCGGCGACGCCGGCGACCGCCTCTACGGCCTGGCGCAGTAG
- a CDS encoding MarR family winged helix-turn-helix transcriptional regulator codes for MSDEARAVAAWEALFRAQVAIMRRLGADFPSEEISFNEYDVLYTLSRAQGRRLRLRDLNQSILLTQPSVSRLIDRLATRGLVEKLPDARDARGTVIRLTDAGYDAFYRVAHVHGASIHRVVGDALESDELATLTALCNKLRTNLPAA; via the coding sequence GTGAGTGATGAGGCACGCGCCGTCGCCGCGTGGGAGGCCCTGTTCCGCGCCCAGGTCGCGATCATGCGCCGGCTCGGCGCCGACTTCCCGAGCGAGGAGATCTCGTTCAACGAGTACGACGTGCTCTACACCCTCAGCCGCGCGCAGGGCCGCAGACTGCGGCTGCGCGACCTCAACCAGTCGATCCTGCTGACGCAGCCGAGCGTGAGCCGGCTGATCGACCGCCTGGCCACCCGTGGACTGGTCGAGAAGCTGCCGGACGCGCGTGATGCTCGTGGCACGGTCATCAGGCTGACGGATGCCGGCTACGACGCGTTCTACCGCGTCGCGCACGTGCACGGTGCGTCGATCCACCGCGTCGTCGGCGACGCCCTCGAGTCCGACGAGCTCGCGACGCTCACAGCGCTCTGCAACAAGCTGCGCACCAACCTTCCGGCGGCGTGA
- a CDS encoding nucleoside deaminase, giving the protein MGLALAEARAARGTGDVPVGAVVVAADGTVLGRGRNAREARQDPTAHAEVEALRQASLATGDWQLTDATLVVTLEPCAMCAGAILSARVPTVVFGAWDEKAGAAGSVYDLLRDRRLPQSATVYAGVRAEESAALLREFFDVRR; this is encoded by the coding sequence ATGGGGCTCGCGCTCGCCGAGGCCCGCGCCGCTCGCGGGACCGGCGACGTGCCGGTCGGGGCGGTCGTGGTGGCGGCCGACGGAACGGTGCTCGGCCGTGGCCGCAACGCACGCGAGGCGCGGCAGGACCCGACGGCCCACGCGGAGGTCGAGGCGCTGCGCCAGGCATCCCTCGCCACCGGCGATTGGCAGCTGACGGATGCCACGCTCGTCGTCACCCTCGAGCCGTGCGCGATGTGCGCCGGGGCGATCCTGTCGGCCCGGGTGCCGACCGTGGTGTTCGGCGCGTGGGACGAGAAGGCCGGGGCAGCCGGCTCGGTCTACGATCTGCTGCGCGACCGGAGGCTGCCGCAGAGCGCGACGGTGTATGCGGGGGTGCGCGCCGAGGAATCCGCGGCTCTGTTGCGCGAGTTCTTCGACGTACGCCGCTAA
- a CDS encoding LLM class F420-dependent oxidoreductase produces MTFDSGPAQLGPTVARMARDAEDGGIARLTVMDHFWQISAYGPPERDMLEAYTFLGFLAANTSKVLLHTMVTGVVYREPGLLAKAVSTLDVLSGGRAGLGIGAAWNDEEANGLGLPFPSQRERFERLEEAIQIALQMWSDSDEPYEGRHYHLGRTLSVPKTLSQPRPYLIIGGVGERKTLRLVAQYADASNWFANADFPHLIDVLKGHCDTVGRDFDTIEKTAQGRIDASTTRDALLAELERLRGFGVRAVYFSSPLSDPHRAIELLTSVTGEVEDW; encoded by the coding sequence TTGACATTCGATTCGGGCCCCGCCCAGCTGGGACCGACCGTCGCCCGCATGGCCCGCGACGCGGAGGACGGCGGCATCGCGCGTCTCACCGTCATGGACCACTTCTGGCAGATCAGCGCCTACGGGCCGCCCGAGCGCGACATGCTCGAGGCGTACACCTTCCTCGGCTTCCTCGCCGCGAACACGTCGAAGGTGCTGCTGCACACGATGGTCACCGGCGTCGTCTACCGCGAGCCCGGATTGCTCGCGAAGGCGGTCTCGACCCTCGACGTCCTCTCCGGCGGCCGCGCCGGGCTCGGCATCGGCGCCGCATGGAACGACGAGGAGGCGAACGGCCTGGGGCTGCCGTTCCCGTCGCAGCGCGAGCGGTTCGAGCGGCTCGAAGAGGCGATCCAGATCGCGCTGCAGATGTGGAGCGACTCCGACGAGCCCTACGAGGGCCGGCACTATCACCTCGGCCGCACCCTCTCGGTGCCGAAGACGCTGTCGCAGCCCCGGCCCTACCTCATCATCGGGGGCGTCGGCGAGCGCAAGACGCTGCGGCTCGTCGCGCAGTACGCGGACGCCTCGAACTGGTTCGCGAACGCCGACTTCCCCCACCTGATCGACGTCCTGAAGGGCCACTGCGACACCGTCGGGCGCGATTTCGACACCATCGAGAAGACGGCGCAGGGCCGCATCGACGCGTCGACGACGCGCGACGCGCTGCTCGCCGAGCTCGAGCGGCTGCGCGGCTTCGGCGTGCGGGCGGTGTACTTCTCGAGCCCGCTCAGCGACCCGCATCGCGCGATCGAGCTGC
- a CDS encoding sensor histidine kinase: MTRARDSDTVAVRKAAASVTRQISIATVALVVLIVIMAVIFVIWQSQPSELAEKQAPGEDKIYIDAGAVLVALAVIGVGAIVFAAVISFLIARRAVRPLGQALALQRAFVADASHELRTPLAVLDARLQLLQRRLTADDPSAATVAELRGDAAALIGIVSELLAAAGGEPDDGERAADAAADAASVVASLRLLAAERDVAIVFSPPSAVRVAMPTVGFRRCVTALVDNALAHTPDGGRVEVELAAIGDVVALTVSDHGPGIRGIAPERVFERFAHSDPVDADGLPRRRGFGIGLALVRDVAARNGGTVRVDHTGPDGTSFVLELPRA; encoded by the coding sequence GTGACCAGGGCGCGCGACAGCGACACCGTCGCGGTGCGCAAGGCCGCGGCATCCGTCACCCGTCAGATCTCGATCGCTACGGTCGCGCTGGTCGTCCTCATCGTGATCATGGCCGTGATCTTCGTGATCTGGCAGTCGCAGCCGAGCGAGCTCGCTGAGAAGCAGGCACCCGGCGAGGACAAGATCTACATCGACGCGGGCGCCGTGCTCGTCGCGCTCGCGGTGATCGGGGTCGGCGCGATCGTGTTCGCGGCGGTGATCAGCTTCCTGATCGCTCGGCGCGCGGTGCGGCCGCTCGGTCAGGCGCTGGCGCTGCAGCGCGCGTTCGTGGCGGACGCCTCGCACGAGCTGCGCACTCCACTCGCCGTGCTCGACGCCCGGCTGCAGCTGCTGCAGCGGCGGCTCACGGCCGACGACCCGAGTGCCGCGACGGTCGCCGAGTTGCGCGGCGATGCGGCGGCGCTCATCGGGATCGTCAGCGAGCTGCTCGCAGCGGCCGGCGGTGAACCAGATGATGGAGAGCGGGCGGCGGATGCTGCGGCCGACGCCGCCTCCGTCGTGGCGTCGCTGCGGCTGCTCGCCGCCGAGCGCGACGTCGCCATCGTGTTCAGCCCTCCGAGCGCGGTGCGCGTCGCGATGCCGACTGTCGGATTCCGCAGATGCGTGACGGCGCTCGTCGACAACGCGCTCGCGCACACGCCCGACGGCGGCCGGGTCGAGGTCGAGCTGGCCGCGATCGGCGACGTGGTGGCGCTCACCGTATCGGACCACGGCCCGGGCATCCGGGGCATCGCGCCCGAGCGCGTGTTCGAGCGCTTCGCCCATTCCGACCCGGTCGACGCCGACGGCCTGCCTCGCCGCCGTGGCTTCGGCATCGGCCTCGCGCTGGTTCGTGACGTCGCGGCCCGCAACGGCGGCACGGTGCGCGTCGATCACACCGGGCCCGACGGCACGAGCTTCGTGCTCGAGCTGCCGCGCGCGTAG
- the proC gene encoding pyrroline-5-carboxylate reductase: MTTTEARTTTLPTIAFLGAGSMAGAILNGLLSPVVSVTGGIRVTSRTAEKAAGFAETAGVTAFATESRADANREAVRGAKLVVLAVKPYLVPEVLADVAGDLEPDAVVVSVAAGVTVATMEAAVPASVAVIRTMPNTPAQVGRGVTGVSAGSRASEADVALVRELFETVGAVVEVPESQLDALSTISGSGPAYVFLLIEEFVKTAIAKGFSAEQATLLVEQTFLGASELLAATGEDPAELRRRVTSPKGTTEKAVEVLQGASLSTLFDRATDAALARAQELAKG, from the coding sequence ATGACCACGACCGAGGCTCGAACGACGACCCTGCCCACCATCGCCTTCCTCGGCGCCGGCTCGATGGCCGGGGCGATCCTGAACGGGCTGCTCTCGCCCGTCGTGAGCGTGACCGGCGGCATCCGCGTCACCTCGCGCACGGCCGAGAAGGCGGCGGGTTTCGCAGAGACCGCGGGGGTCACGGCGTTCGCGACCGAGAGCAGGGCGGATGCCAACCGCGAGGCCGTCCGCGGCGCGAAGCTGGTCGTGCTCGCCGTCAAGCCGTACCTCGTGCCCGAGGTGCTGGCCGACGTTGCGGGCGATCTCGAGCCCGACGCCGTCGTCGTGAGCGTCGCCGCGGGGGTGACCGTCGCCACGATGGAGGCCGCGGTGCCGGCATCCGTCGCCGTCATCCGCACCATGCCGAACACGCCGGCCCAGGTCGGTCGCGGCGTGACGGGCGTGAGCGCCGGGTCGCGCGCGAGTGAGGCCGACGTGGCGCTCGTGCGCGAGCTGTTCGAGACCGTCGGCGCGGTCGTCGAGGTGCCGGAGTCGCAGCTCGACGCGCTCTCCACCATCTCGGGCTCTGGGCCCGCCTACGTGTTCCTGCTGATCGAGGAGTTCGTGAAGACCGCGATCGCCAAGGGCTTCTCTGCGGAGCAGGCGACGCTGCTCGTCGAGCAGACCTTCCTGGGCGCGAGCGAGCTGCTCGCCGCGACCGGTGAGGATCCGGCGGAGCTGCGCCGTCGCGTCACGAGCCCGAAGGGCACGACCGAGAAGGCCGTCGAGGTGCTGCAAGGCGCGAGCCTGAGCACCCTGTTCGACCGCGCCACCGACGCGGCGCTGGCTCGTGCCCAGGAGCTCGCGAAGGGCTAA
- a CDS encoding potassium channel family protein yields the protein MASSIRHDAPVLLIGLGRFGAAAAAELDLLGREVLAVDSSAALVQEWADQVTHTVQADATQLDALRQIGAEEFQIAIVAVGSQIEASVLITANLVELGVAQIWSKAVSPSHGKILSRIGAHHVIYPEAEAGERIARLVSGRMLDFIQFDDDFVLVKMHAPRAICGKTLTDSGVRTVHKVTVVGIKRPGEPFTHATEETVVHEGDIIVVSGGEADVQKFASLDD from the coding sequence TTGGCTAGCTCCATTCGTCACGACGCGCCCGTGCTGCTCATCGGCCTCGGACGCTTCGGCGCGGCGGCCGCCGCCGAGCTCGACCTGCTCGGCCGCGAGGTGCTCGCGGTCGACAGCAGCGCGGCACTGGTGCAGGAATGGGCGGACCAGGTCACGCACACCGTGCAGGCGGATGCCACCCAGCTCGACGCCCTGCGGCAGATCGGCGCCGAGGAATTCCAGATCGCGATCGTCGCCGTGGGGTCGCAGATCGAGGCATCCGTTCTCATCACCGCGAATCTCGTCGAGCTCGGCGTCGCCCAGATCTGGTCGAAGGCGGTGTCGCCGTCGCACGGGAAGATCCTGTCGCGCATCGGAGCGCACCACGTGATCTACCCCGAGGCGGAGGCCGGCGAGCGCATCGCACGGCTGGTGAGCGGGCGGATGCTGGATTTCATCCAGTTCGACGACGACTTCGTGCTCGTGAAGATGCACGCGCCGCGCGCGATCTGCGGCAAGACCCTCACCGACTCCGGCGTGCGCACCGTGCACAAGGTGACGGTCGTCGGCATCAAGCGGCCGGGCGAGCCCTTCACCCATGCGACGGAGGAGACCGTTGTGCATGAGGGGGACATCATCGTCGTCTCCGGCGGCGAGGCCGACGTGCAGAAGTTCGCCTCGCTGGACGATTAG
- a CDS encoding cation diffusion facilitator family transporter translates to MTDAPATRETEHAPESHGGAAIYAALGANVGIAIVKFLAFLFSGSSSLLAESVHSLADSGNQLLLLIGGRRAKKQADREHPFGYGRERYVYAFVVAIILFSVGGVFSIYEGVHKLQEADHYVRPHLWWLPLAVLLVSIVLEGFSLRTGLAESRPHKGAGTWVQFIRRAKNPELPAVLLEDVAALTGLVLALIGVGLALITGNGFFDAAGSIAIGVLLVLVAIVLGMEVKSLLVGEGANEAELQKIEQAILAGPETDRIIHLRTLYLGPEELLVAAKIAMPGSRTVADASTATDLVEARIRSAVPVARLIYLEADVFRG, encoded by the coding sequence ATGACCGATGCCCCGGCCACCCGAGAGACCGAGCACGCCCCCGAGTCGCACGGCGGCGCCGCGATCTACGCAGCCCTGGGCGCCAACGTCGGCATCGCGATCGTCAAGTTCCTCGCGTTCCTGTTCTCGGGCTCGAGCTCGCTGCTCGCGGAATCCGTGCACTCGCTCGCCGACTCGGGCAACCAGCTGCTGCTGCTCATCGGCGGCCGCCGCGCGAAGAAGCAGGCCGACCGCGAGCATCCGTTCGGCTACGGCCGCGAGCGCTACGTCTACGCGTTCGTCGTCGCGATCATCCTGTTCTCGGTCGGCGGCGTGTTCTCGATCTACGAGGGCGTGCACAAGCTGCAGGAAGCCGACCACTACGTGCGCCCGCACCTGTGGTGGCTGCCGCTCGCGGTGCTCCTCGTCTCGATCGTGCTCGAGGGCTTCTCGCTGCGCACCGGCCTCGCCGAGTCTCGGCCGCACAAGGGCGCCGGCACGTGGGTGCAGTTCATCCGGCGCGCGAAGAACCCTGAGCTTCCCGCGGTGCTCCTCGAAGACGTCGCCGCGCTCACCGGCCTGGTACTCGCCCTGATCGGCGTGGGCCTCGCGCTCATCACCGGAAACGGATTCTTCGACGCGGCCGGCTCGATCGCGATCGGCGTGCTGCTCGTGCTCGTCGCGATCGTGCTCGGCATGGAGGTCAAGAGCCTGCTCGTCGGCGAGGGCGCCAACGAGGCCGAGCTGCAGAAGATCGAGCAGGCGATCCTGGCCGGCCCTGAGACCGACCGCATCATCCACCTGCGCACCCTCTATCTCGGGCCGGAGGAACTGCTCGTGGCGGCGAAGATCGCGATGCCCGGGTCGCGGACGGTTGCGGATGCCTCGACCGCGACCGACCTCGTCGAGGCGCGCATCCGCTCGGCGGTCCCCGTCGCGCGCCTGATCTACCTCGAGGCCGACGTGTTCCGCGGCTAG
- a CDS encoding response regulator transcription factor → MSERMPRLLLVEDDERLAPIVVEYLGETYEVTHRADGAEALQTALAGEFDVMVVDRRLPRLDGVSLVQGIRRAHIGTPIIMLTALGAVDDRVEGLDAGANDYLVKPFDFAELLARLRALRRTYTSNESSLAIGTWDFFPEDRIIESPYIGPVALTPKETELLRLLAMNPQRTFSRGQILQAVFSPTDLPGTVDTYVHYLRRKTEETVVLTVRGKGYRLGSL, encoded by the coding sequence ATGAGCGAGCGGATGCCGCGCCTGCTGCTCGTCGAAGACGACGAGCGCCTCGCCCCGATCGTCGTCGAGTACCTCGGCGAGACCTACGAGGTCACCCATCGTGCCGACGGCGCGGAGGCGCTGCAGACGGCCCTCGCCGGCGAATTCGATGTGATGGTCGTCGACCGCCGGCTGCCCCGCCTCGACGGGGTGAGTCTGGTGCAGGGCATCCGCCGTGCCCACATCGGCACCCCGATCATCATGCTCACGGCCCTCGGCGCGGTCGACGACAGGGTCGAGGGGCTCGACGCCGGCGCGAACGACTACCTCGTGAAGCCGTTCGACTTCGCCGAGCTGCTGGCGCGCCTGCGGGCGCTGCGGCGCACGTACACCTCGAACGAGAGCTCGCTCGCGATCGGCACATGGGACTTCTTCCCAGAGGACCGCATCATCGAGTCGCCCTACATCGGCCCAGTGGCGCTCACCCCGAAGGAGACCGAGCTGCTGCGGCTGCTCGCCATGAACCCGCAGCGCACCTTCAGCCGGGGGCAGATCCTGCAGGCGGTGTTCTCGCCTACCGATCTGCCCGGCACCGTCGACACCTATGTGCACTACCTGCGCCGGAAGACGGAGGAGACGGTGGTCCTCACCGTGCGCGGCAAGGGCTACCGACTGGGGTCTCTGTGA
- a CDS encoding MarP family serine protease, which yields MQLIIDLVLAAVGVLTVIRYARRGVITGVAALVGWVLGFWIALQLTPALIDAVGSFPALQTWQRNLVVLAVVLVIAAVCAIIVITIGNLVRRAVRPLPVAGGLDAVLGAVFGALAWAVVVWLAAGFITSTGFRPAAQLVESSRIVAALDSYAPVPAVRVFAQVDDTIAAAGLPKVFETGKEQIPTVAAPPASVPDAVDAAAPSIVEVVADEPKCGTDSSGSGWVVSPERIITNAHVVAGSTTTAVLVDGKSERLRATVVGYDPETDLAVLDVPGLDAKSLAVDPAEQAKGAAVFAAGYPGGGSYTVAPGRIRTPVNAIGKDIYDDKTVTRQVYSLRAVVRPGDSGGPLLDAKGHVAGVVFAMSTTDAETGYALTVAQVQPMLAKAPSLSQPVSTGACPAG from the coding sequence ATGCAGCTGATCATCGATCTGGTGCTCGCCGCGGTGGGTGTGCTCACCGTGATCCGCTACGCGAGGCGTGGCGTGATCACGGGTGTCGCCGCGCTGGTCGGGTGGGTGCTCGGTTTCTGGATCGCGTTGCAGCTGACACCGGCCCTCATCGATGCGGTCGGCTCGTTCCCCGCGCTCCAGACCTGGCAGCGCAACCTGGTCGTCCTCGCGGTCGTTCTGGTCATCGCCGCCGTCTGCGCGATCATCGTCATCACGATCGGCAACCTCGTGCGGCGTGCGGTTCGGCCGCTTCCCGTAGCTGGCGGCCTCGACGCCGTCCTCGGCGCCGTGTTCGGTGCGCTCGCCTGGGCCGTCGTCGTGTGGCTCGCCGCGGGGTTCATCACGAGCACGGGTTTTCGCCCGGCCGCCCAGCTGGTCGAGTCATCGCGCATCGTCGCCGCCCTTGACTCCTACGCCCCCGTGCCGGCGGTCCGGGTGTTCGCCCAGGTCGACGACACGATCGCGGCCGCAGGCCTGCCGAAGGTGTTCGAGACCGGCAAGGAGCAGATCCCGACCGTTGCGGCGCCGCCGGCCTCCGTGCCGGACGCTGTCGATGCCGCGGCCCCGTCGATCGTCGAGGTCGTCGCCGACGAGCCGAAGTGCGGCACCGACTCGTCGGGCAGCGGCTGGGTCGTCTCGCCGGAGCGCATCATCACCAACGCGCACGTCGTCGCCGGTTCGACCACGACCGCCGTGCTGGTCGACGGCAAGTCCGAGCGGCTGCGCGCGACCGTCGTCGGCTACGACCCCGAGACCGACCTCGCGGTCCTCGACGTGCCGGGGCTCGATGCGAAATCGCTCGCCGTCGACCCCGCCGAGCAGGCCAAGGGCGCCGCGGTGTTCGCCGCTGGCTACCCGGGTGGCGGGTCGTACACCGTCGCGCCCGGACGCATCCGCACCCCGGTGAACGCGATCGGCAAGGACATCTACGACGACAAGACCGTGACCCGCCAGGTCTACTCGCTGCGCGCTGTCGTGCGCCCCGGCGACTCGGGCGGCCCCCTGCTCGATGCGAAGGGGCACGTCGCGGGTGTCGTGTTCGCGATGTCGACGACGGACGCCGAGACGGGCTACGCCCTCACGGTGGCGCAGGTCCAGCCGATGCTCGCCAAGGCCCCGTCGCTCAGCCAGCCCGTCTCGACGGGCGCCTGCCCAGCCGGGTGA